Proteins encoded within one genomic window of Mytilus trossulus isolate FHL-02 unplaced genomic scaffold, PNRI_Mtr1.1.1.hap1 h1tg000158l__unscaffolded, whole genome shotgun sequence:
- the LOC134700513 gene encoding uncharacterized protein LOC134700513 → MDRTTLVSLISCLILVCPVNVHGKHHHSDDKPEHHWDWDSNKYDECPTSDYCNYFYSQCTSDKGYEVRCKQCSFFQTCMKDVNRITDPCDDVYICKDVETFKQGIGSLVIMVVVSVMAAAMCVVTSCVCYKYRMLQQKLKKRNMTTKNNAISAIYPVAGNGAHVTNTSGDFYRIASPPPPYREHSDSPRDQHFNAIPKTDQYKTPRVDVTKK, encoded by the exons ATGGACAGAACTACTTTAGTCAGTTTGATTTCGTGTCTTATTCTCGTGTGTCCAGTGAACG TACACGGGAAACACCACCATTCAGATGACAAGCCTGAACACCATTGGGATTGGGATAGTAATAAATACGACGAATGTccaacgtctgactactgtaactatttctacagtcaatgtacc TCGGACAAAGGGTATGAAGTACGTTGTAAGCAGTGTTCGTTCTTCCAGACATGTATGAAAGATGTTAACCGCATTACCGATCCATGTGACgatgtttacatttgtaaag ATGTAGAAACCTTCAAACAGGGTATTGGAAGTCTTGTCATCATGGTCGTTGTCAGTGTAATGGCGGCGGCCATGTGTGTTGTTACTAGCTGTGTCTGTTACAAATACAGAATGCTACAACAGAAACTGAAGAAAAGGAACATGACAACCAAGAATAATGCAATCAGTGCAATTTATCCTg ttgCAGGCAATGGTGCTCATGTGACCAACACGTCAGGTGATTTTTATAGAATTGCCAGTCCACCTCCACCATACAGAGAACATAGTG ATTCACCGCGGGATCAACATTTCAACGCCATCCCGAAAACAGACCAGTACAAGACACCAAGGGTAGATGTCACAAAGAAATGA
- the LOC134700564 gene encoding uncharacterized protein LOC134700564, with the protein MEPVTSTFGNGSSAASNSISTNMIDSATNSTHVFEDVTKFIPTPRSVFETTEVVGIFRNTTSPVIEDTEIGSLIDYNAILERENHKEATALIPVTVYLIILMIIGIFGNLLVLYVYKFRFKRSTSRVFILSLAVFDLLTCLLGMPFHIMDMIYPLMFVWDGACKCLGFALSFTILASIFVLDLIAIDRYRKICIPFQKQLSAKGTKITCWVVALICLLLATPMLFIYGSVESDTKHPNVTGKECYISADMWDSDFPMIYNAINILIFLVSVFILTGLYIKVGIVVWQRKSFHDSHSSRNGSKRSTSGTSTPDTTVIQMHSIVDDSKQSVKFDKGSQESAVQLFSSKPAIFKTDSVSSAYNSPRTKRKEESMHRKKLKRLMSELSSTSGDEGPSERGNSKFNTKKQMRTIRITTMLFLITLIFIISFMPYLIIEVLNSLNDEFWNDMSMSEIVIFNFLLRTYFINNMVNPIIYWFLDKKFKQEVKKFFRDIRKCKWSRTFRLDAKSFTSTVKNMKNSTSNNTILLSTTTSISSIITSDLIGSYTTKDSTSSLSTTKTGLTTIDIAVPVINKIMGTNATDITTLSSIIESTVLLDESTVLLDDSTVLLDESTVLLDDSTVLLDVSTAFLKGQFNTTFGLNGTDRNIDKNALLQWANYNLAKALTPVTIYLIILMIIGIFGNSLVIYVYKFRFKRSTSRIFILSLAIFDLLTCLFGMPYHILDMIYPLTFVWNGVCKGLSFALTFTILASIFVLNLIAIDRYRKICIPFKKQLSGKGTLIMCWVVVFVALIMAVPIIFIYGSVEVETRIPNVPGMECYISADLMDSVIPMIYDATNILIFVVTVFLLSVLYIKVGIVVWERKQFHEIVRNASKHSTTSGTSTPETMVFQMHALNDEAKNGVQLKKSSSDNAVQLYNTKTPIYKQPSIDPSRLSPTIRKKEKNAQQKQMKRLMSELSTASGDETNATGKSASVSNKKQMRTLRITAMLFIITLIFIVSFLPYLSIQIMNGLDGNFWNKMSNTELILVHLLMRTYFINNMINPIVYWFLDKKFKQEVRKFFRDISKCKWSKTFKPGNRSLTS; encoded by the exons ATGGAACCAGTGACGTCAACATTTGGCAATGGTAGCTCAGCTGCCTCTAATTCTATTTCAACCAACATGATTGACTCTGCTACGAATTCAACACATGTTTTTGAGGATGTTACAAAATTCATACCGACTCCAAGATCAGTTTTTGAAACGACTGAAGTGGTTGGTATATTTAGAAATACTACTTCACCTGTCATAGAGGATACCGAAATCGGTTCTCTAATAGATTACAATGCAATCTTAGAAAGAGAAAACCACAAGGAAGCGACGGCCTTGATACCTGTGACGGTGTACCTGATTATTCTAATGATTATTGGAATCTTTGGGAATCTCCTTGTTCTATACGTGTACAAGTTCCGTTTCAAACGTAGTACCTCTagagtttttattttaagtctTGCAGTATTTGATCTCCTAACCTGTTTGCTGGGGATGCCCTTCCACATCATGGACATGATATATCCATTAATGTTTGTGTGGGACGGAGCGTGTAAATGTCTTGGATTTGCTTTATCTTTCACCATCTTGGCGTCCATATTTGTTCTTGACTTGATAGCCATTGATCGTTATCGGAAGATATGTATTCCGTTTCAAAAACAATTGTCTGCGAAAGGAACCAAAATCACGTGTTGGGTAGTTGCTTTGATATGTCTACTGTTAGCCACTCCGATGCTGTTTATTTACGGGTCTGTCGAATCTGATACTAAACATCCAAATGTGACTGGGAAGGAATGCTATATTTCGGCTGATATGTGGGACTCGGATTTTCCAATGATTTACAATgctataaacattttgattttcctGGTTTCAGTTTTTATTCTCACAGGACTATATATCAAAGTCGGAATCGTTGTGTGGCAGAGAAAAAGTTTTCACGATTCACACTCAAGTAGAAATGGATCTAAGCGTTCAACTTCCGGAACAAGTACTCCGGACACAACTGTCATTCAAATGCACTCGATAGTGGACGATTCAAAACAATCAGTTAAATTCGACAAAGGAAGTCAAGAAAGCGCAGTTCAATTGTTTAGTTCTAAACCCGCGATATTTAAAACTGACTCGGTTAGTTCAGCCTATAATTCACCAAGGACCAAAAGAAAGGAAGAAAGCATGCACCGGAAGAAGTTAAAACGTCTGATGTCGGAATTATCAAGCACGAGCGGGGACGAGGGTCCATCTGAACGAGGAAACAGcaaatttaatactaaaaagCAGATGAGAACGATCCGAATAACAACCATGCTTTTCCTCATCACTTTGATATTCATAATTAGTTTCATGCCATATTTGATAATCGAGGTGTTAAATAGTCTTAATGACGAATTTTGGAATGACATGAGTATGAgtgaaattgttattttcaattttttactgCGGACCTATTTCATCAATAACATGGTTAATCCTATCATTTACTGGTTTCTGgacaaaaaattcaaacaggaaGTTAAGAAGTTTTTCCGAGATATCAGGAAATGTAAATGGTCCAGAACATTCCGATTGGACGCTAAATCGTTTACATC TACAGTAAAGAACATGAAGAATTCAACATCCAACAATACGATTTTACTGTCAACGACAACCTCAATAAGTTCAATTATAACGTCAGACCTAATAGGTTCTTATACAACGAAAGACTCGACAAGTTCATTATCAACGACAAAAACAGGATTAACGACTATTGATATTGCAGTTCCagttattaacaaaataatggGAACAAATGCAACTGACATAACAACATTAAGTTCAATCATCGAGTCAACGGTTCTGCTGGATGAGTCAACCGTTCTGCTAGACGATTCAACCGTTCTGCTGGATGAGTCAACCGTTCTGCTAGACGATTCAACAGTTCTGCTGGACGTGTCAACTGCCTTTTTAAAGGGTCAATTCAACACTACTTTCGGATTGAATGGAACAGACAGGAATATTGATAAGAATGCCCTGCTTCAGTGGGCAAACTACAATTTAGCCAAAGCTCTGACACCTGTGACAATTTATCTTATTATCCTAATGATCATAGGGATATTCGGAAATTCTCTGGTGATCTATGTTTACAAATTTCGATTCAAACGGAGTACATCAAGAATCTTCATACTAAGTCTTGCTATTTTTGATCTGCTGACATGCCTGTTTGGGATGCCGTATCATATTCTGGACATGATATATCCTCTAACTTTTGTCTGGAATGGCGTTTGTAAAGGGTTAAGTTTCGCGCTAACGTTTACAATTTTGGCATCGATATTTGTATTGAACTTGATTGCAATTGACCGCTACAGGAAAATTTGTATCCCGTTCAAAAAGCAACTTTCAGGAAAAGGGACATTGATAATGTGCTGGGTGGTCGTTTTTGTTGCTCTCATCATGGCAGTTCCGATTATATTCATTTACGGTTCCGTGGAAGTGGAAACTAGAATTCCGAATGTTCCCGGAATGGAATGTTACATATCCGCCGATCTAATGGATTCAGTTATACCAATGATTTACGATGCAACTAACATTCTTATTTTTGTAGTCACTGTCTTTCTCTTGAGTGTATTATACATCAAAGTTGGCATTGTAGTATGggaaagaaaacaatttcatgAAATAGTACGAAACGCATCTAAACATTCTACTACTTCCGGAACTAGCACTCCGGAAACTATGGTATTTCAAATGCATGCTCTAAACGATGAGGCAAAAAATGGtgttcaattgaaaaaaagcaGTAGTGacaatgctgttcaactttaCAACACGAAAACTCCAATATATAAACAACCATCGATCGATCCATCACGTTTGTCTCCAACAATCaggaaaaaagagaaaaatgcaCAACAAAAGCAAATGAAGCGTTTGATGTCCGAGTTGTCAACTGCGAGCGGCGACGAGACGAATGCTACAGGTAAATCAGCATCTGTTtcgaataaaaaacaaatgagaaCGCTCCGGATAACGGCCATGTTGTTTATCATTACCTTGATATTTATCGTGAGTTTCCTCCCTTATCTATCAATCCAGATTATGAATGGATTAGATGGAAACTTTTGGAATAAGATGAGTAATACGGAACTGATCCTAGTCCATCTCTTGATGAGAACttactttataaataatatgatcAATCCAATAGTCTATTGGTTCTTGGATAAAAAGTTCAAACAGGAAGTCAGGAAATTTTTCCGTGATATCAGCAAATGTAAATGGTCGAAAACCTTTAAACCAGGTAATCGGTCGTTAACCTCATAG
- the LOC134700565 gene encoding cholecystokinin receptor type A-like — MTTNTIIFTTTRSILTSLDDVFRETTMQKSTTDNIVPIVTSDGTTAPQQNSTDVIRTSNLDEENINRLLKIENAFEAEALTPITVYLILLMITGVIGNTIVLYIYKFRFKRSTPRIFILSLAAFDLITCILGMPYHILDMLYPYLFVWDTACKVLSFALTFTILASIFILDLIAIDRYRKICRPFKKQLSGIGSKIMSWVTVLIAIISAIPMLLIYGTAEVPTARNPNITGKACYVSDDYIESYFPLIYDAFTFLIFIVSVFILVGFYSKVGVTIWKRRKFNESNESKRSGSGQSTPKTSIIQLNVITDEAKESGNVQIFDSNSLVTAPKDSPLPYRSTTSDPKKERKNRKGLRLMPKPSSTAHDSSTIDHRSTRSNKSSHRLHVTKKEKRILRITGMLFVITLIFIISFLPYLCIEIVNGLNDEFWDEKSISEIIFFNLLMRTYFINSMINPIIYWFLDHKFKEEVIRLFNDMKSCKASTRFGQKSLHL; from the coding sequence ATGACAACCAACACGATCATATTCACAACAACGAGGTCTATTTTAACTAGTCTTGATGACGTTTTCAGAGAAACAACAATGCAAAAAAGTACGACGGATAATATAGTTCCTATAGTAACGTCTGACGGTACTACGGCTCCGCAGCAAAATTCTACTGATGTGATTCGGACATCAAACCTTGACGAGGAGAACATTAATCGTCTGCTAAAGATAGAAAACGCATTCGAAGCTGAAGCGCTAACGCCGATAACCGTTTATCTAATCCTTCTTATGATAACGGGTGTTATTGGAAATACTATTGTCTTGTATATCTACAAATTCAGGTTCAAAAGGTCAACACCGAGAATATTCATTCTGAGTCTCGCTGCGTTTGATTTGATCACGTGTATTTTAGGGATGCCATACCATATCTTAGACATGCTTTATCCTTATCTGTTTGTATGGGACACCGCTTGCAAAGTTCTAAGTTTTGCTCTTACATTTACGATTTTGGCATCTATATTTATACTAGATCTCATCGCAATTGATCGATACAGGAAAATTTGTAGACCGTTTAAAAAGCAGCTTTCTGGTATAGGATCAAAGATTATGAGTTGGGTGACTGTTCTTATAGCAATAATCTCTGCCATTCCAATGCTTCTAATCTATGGCACCGCTGAAGTCCCAACCGCTAGGAATCCAAATATAACAGGAAAGGCATGCTATGTCTCAGATGATTATATCGAATCATACTTCCCATTAATCTACGATGCTTTCACTTTCTTGATTTTTATCGTATCCGTCTTTATACTAGTCGGATTTTATAGCAAAGTCGGTGTTACAATTTGGAAACGTAGGAAATTTAACGAGTCGAATGAATCAAAAAGATCCGGTTCCGGTCAAAGCACGCCAAAAACATCGATCATACAACTGAACGTCATTACAGATGAAGCTAAAGAAAGTGGTAATGTTCAAATATTTGATTCAAATTCTTTGGTCACGGCACCAAAAGATTCACCTTTACCATACAGATCGACAACGTCTGATCCAAAGAAAGAAAGGAAGAACCGTAAAGGACTGCGGTTGATGCCTAAACCTTCAAGTACTGCTCACGATTCTTCTACAATTGATCACAGGTCTACACGGTCCAATAAATCTTCGCACAGACTTCATGTGACAAAGAAAGAGAAGAGAATACTGAGAATAACAGGCATGTTGTTTGTTATaacattgatttttattataagtTTTCTCCCTTATCTGTGTATAGAAATTGTGAACGGTCTGAATGATGAATTTTGGGATGAAAAGAGCATCTCGGAAATTATCTTTTTCAATCTTCTTATGAGGACATACTTTATCAACAGTATGATAAATCCTATAATCTACTGGTTCCTGGATCACAAATTTAAAGAGGAGGTTATCAGACTATTTAATGACATGAAAAGTTGTAAAGCATCTACTCGATTCGGACAAAAAAGCTTACATTTGTAA